A genomic stretch from Nitrospirae bacterium YQR-1 includes:
- a CDS encoding PAS domain-containing sensor histidine kinase — MSTNTDKSQSAEQSYCSTDFLQAIMDNIPDSIFFKDRESRFVRVNNAKAEHSKTTAAEMIGKTDFDYFPPAQAQKAFDDELQIISSGVAIKNKIEKITHRNGKETWVSATKIPWYDSSGSIVGTVGISRDITDMITYEEKLRESANALRILNENLEEKVREEVKKRTDHEQLLIHQSRLAAMGEMLSIIAHQWKSPLNSLALIIQDYAGAVESDGETTKGVMHLVEETMDQINFMSQTIKDFKDFFEPSKEKFMFCLTDAINNVISIISALLKHNSIDVSLTVDTQVKPEITGYPNEFKQAVLNILNNAKDSIIEKRKTMADRRYKGNIDIALCDNGTDYKLTIKDNGTGISDNVREQIFDRYFTTKNKHSGMGIGLYMAKTIIENNMNGSITAENHPDGAVFTILLRS; from the coding sequence ATGAGCACAAATACCGATAAATCTCAAAGCGCTGAACAATCGTACTGTAGCACTGATTTTCTTCAGGCTATAATGGATAATATTCCTGACTCAATATTTTTTAAAGACAGAGAAAGCCGTTTTGTACGTGTAAACAATGCTAAAGCAGAACACTCTAAAACAACAGCAGCGGAAATGATAGGAAAAACAGATTTTGACTATTTTCCACCGGCTCAGGCTCAAAAGGCATTTGATGATGAACTCCAGATAATCTCCTCCGGAGTTGCCATCAAAAACAAGATTGAAAAAATAACACATAGAAATGGTAAAGAAACATGGGTATCTGCAACAAAAATACCATGGTATGACAGCAGCGGCAGCATAGTCGGCACTGTAGGAATCTCAAGGGATATTACCGATATGATAACCTACGAAGAAAAACTCAGGGAAAGTGCCAATGCCCTTAGGATACTAAACGAAAATCTTGAGGAAAAGGTCAGAGAAGAAGTAAAAAAACGCACGGACCATGAACAGTTGCTTATACATCAATCAAGACTTGCCGCCATGGGTGAAATGCTCTCCATTATAGCCCACCAGTGGAAGTCTCCTCTTAACAGTCTTGCTCTGATAATACAAGACTATGCCGGAGCAGTTGAATCCGATGGTGAAACAACAAAAGGTGTTATGCATCTTGTTGAGGAGACCATGGATCAGATTAATTTCATGTCCCAGACAATAAAAGATTTTAAAGATTTCTTTGAACCATCTAAAGAAAAATTTATGTTTTGTTTAACTGATGCTATCAACAACGTCATATCTATAATATCAGCACTTTTAAAGCATAATTCTATTGACGTTTCCTTAACTGTCGATACACAAGTTAAACCGGAAATAACGGGATACCCAAATGAGTTTAAGCAAGCTGTGCTCAATATTTTAAACAATGCAAAAGATTCCATTATTGAAAAGAGAAAGACCATGGCTGACAGACGTTATAAGGGTAACATAGATATTGCGCTTTGTGACAACGGCACCGATTATAAATTAACTATAAAAGACAACGGCACAGGTATCAGCGACAACGTCAGAGAACAGATATTTGACCGGTATTTTACGACAAAGAATAAACACTCGGGAATGGGAATAGGGCTATATATGGCAAAAACCATTATCGAAAACAACATGAATGGTTCAATCACAGCCGAGAACCATCCTGATGGCGCTGTGTTTACTATTTTACTTCGTAGTTAA
- a CDS encoding rubredoxin: protein MTKYICIGCGYIYDPSKGDERQGIACDVTFAALPDAWRCPVCGVTKSEFAPW, encoded by the coding sequence ATGACCAAGTATATTTGTATCGGCTGCGGCTATATATATGATCCCTCAAAAGGAGATGAGCGGCAGGGAATAGCCTGTGACGTTACCTTTGCAGCGCTTCCCGATGCATGGCGCTGCCCTGTATGCGGAGTTACAAAGAGCGAGTTTGCACCATGGTAA